TCGTCGCTTCAACATTTCGACCTTCCTTAATCTCTTGTCTGATCCTTTCAGCAATACTGAAATTTTGTAACATTGCGAATCAGATCAGAGCACATCATGTAGGCAAACTAATCGATCGCTCCTTAAATTCAAAGAAGAGTACACGTTTGATTTCTCTGCATCTTTAACGTCAAGCCTTGAGACATCTCGAAGCAGAGGTCCCCAGGAGAACTGCATCACAAAATCATAGGAAAGAGGAATCATAATTTGGTCTAGAAATGGAATTATATCTTCTTAAGACAGCAAGAATCCATGAAGGCTTACCACATAATCTTCTGGTGACATCCAGCTATCAGCCAAAGCAACACCTGCTCACATACATCAAGCCACAGGAAATTGTATTCTTCCGTGATCTCAACCAGTGTAAGATGTGAAATAGAGAAGAGACTACCTCCAAGCTTGAGCTTCAATTCGCCGGCTTTAATGGCTTTGTGGATCGACAAGCCGACGGTCGCCGCAAACTTCCCTCCATAAGACTCTGCCACGATGAAGAGTGGGCTCTTCTGCCATGACTTGTTCTGGCCGTAGAGCTTCTTGAGAAGGGTAGTCAAGTCGACTGCTGCCTCCACATCGGTCTTCACGAGGAGGCTCTCGTCCTCCACATAGCTGAATCCTGTTCCTACCGGATTGTCCTGCGTTTTCCATGCAGcagaaggaagaagatgaagccACAACAGCAATGAGAACAAGTCGGAGATCGGGTAGAGGACTCACGACAAACAGAAGGTCTGCCTTGTGCAGCCATGTCGAATTCCGAGGCTTCAAACCCGTGTCCAATGGCCCGATCTCTTGGAAATTGCCAATCGCCACACCAGAGCCTCCCTTTCGCCATGGAAAGCCACAGCCATAGATCAGAATTCAGGTACTTAAGAGTCGCTTACAACAGTTGCGTTGAAGGAGAATTACAGGTCCACCCTGCAACCACAGCACTGTCGGCCACGGAGTGGAGCCACCGTCGACTCTTTGCGGGCTCCGGTAGTGCCACCAGAACATGCGCGCCTCTGCAGTAGAATTCAGCGCTCAACAGTGATCAAACGCAGAGAACGCAAGCAAATGGAGGATGAGGAAATTACTCGGTCGGACTTCGACGTAACCCCAATTCTCAGATCCATCGGCAGTGCCAGCGGCGATGGCGAGCTCgaaagagagaagagaacagCACAGGAGAAGCAGCAGTTGAGTAGAAACAGCAGAGGAAGACTTCGCCATCATAAAGAAGAAAAGTGTTAATGAGTCGATGAGATCCACCAAACCAACAACTACGTAGAGAGCAACGAAGAAGGTATCGAGAACTCCTATAGCTACAAGGAAGCTGATGAAACCACAGAAGACAACCAcaaccacatatatatatatatatatatatatatatatatatatatatatatatatatatatttatatttatatttatatatatatatatatatttatatttatatttattgcagCTTTGGATTTATTTttgatgtagtttttaatgaaaagaaAAGTTTCTTATATACATACAATTCATGGTTTGATTATGATTGAGTTGGAATACTGCCATAAAAGTGGGAGTTGGACATTGTTATTGGAAGAATATTTAATAGGGAAAAGTAAAAATTATGCAGAACATTGTCAATTCTGATTTAGGAGTTAATAACAACCAAACATGGAATGAATATGAATTGGTACATTCCAATTGCATTCATTTAGTTCATCAACTAAATGTATGGAGGAATTTGAGCATTCCAAGTCCAATTTAACAAATCTTAAAGTTGATTCTCCTTCCTATTTCAACTATGAACCAATTTGTTGTTAAAATTGGAAATAAATTGACAAAATAAAATGACCAAATTGCCCCACTGCATTCCTTGTTGTGTGTTTGGATTAAGAAAACTAACATAATTAATTATTTCAAAATATCTTTCACTAATAATAAGGCTTTTTATTTGAATTATATTATACtcgtaatattttatattattttaatatccaTTATATCTCATAATTATACGTTACTTTATTGTTTTATGTTAGAAAGAAACTGGAAATCACATTTGATTGATGAGGAAAAGGAAGGAATGGTGATGAGACTCTCGTAATCCAACTATTAATAGCAGAAATTAATAATTTTCATTGTAATTCCTTCTCCGCTTTCCACGTTAGAAAAAGGCCAATTCATGCGTTAAAATCCTAACAAATCAATTCATGGATCGGTATATGACTGCAAACGTATGCTTGTCACTTCAACTTATTTTCTTCATTTGCATATATCAATACTTACAAGTAAGAGTCGAGAATGATTTAGATAACACAAACGTGACCAAGAGGCAAACATAATAAATCATATATTACCTCTACCACTTGCCAAATTGTGCAGAGAGAATTGGTGTGTGAGTGCCATGACAACCCTGTGGCCAAATCACTAATCTATTATCCACATAGATGACCCTCTTGGCCATAAGAATCATGATTAgttgtttttttatttataagcCAACCATCATCAAGAGTACTTAACTCATCATCATCACATTCCCAATACAGGATTCTTGGCAAATAATTCTTTGGATTATTGGTAACTCTGTAGTTGTCGACCTTACAATTAACGACTAACAAGCACAAATGTTTATAATCCTGGAGTTGGATCAGAAAAATCAAACATAAACAGTGAATCACTTAAAAGATCCACGAATACATCATCGGTAACATACCATAACATATTTCATCAAAAAGGACAGACTAAACAAAAACACCACTTGATAAGGTACAAATTGTCG
This genomic stretch from Musa acuminata AAA Group cultivar baxijiao chromosome BXJ3-9, Cavendish_Baxijiao_AAA, whole genome shotgun sequence harbors:
- the LOC135584460 gene encoding serine carboxypeptidase-like 51 isoform X1; translation: MMAKSSSAVSTQLLLLLCCSLLSFELAIAAGTADGSENWGYVEVRPKARMFWWHYRSPQRVDGGSTPWPTVLWLQGGPGGSGVAIGNFQEIGPLDTGLKPRNSTWLHKADLLFVDNPVGTGFSYVEDESLLVKTDVEAAVDLTTLLKKLYGQNKSWQKSPLFIVAESYGGKFAATVGLSIHKAIKAGELKLKLGGVALADSWMSPEDYVFSWGPLLRDVSRLDVKDAEKSNVIAERIRQEIKEGRNVEATNSWRQLEGFISSASNDVDFYNFLLDTASDPLLKTEVQESRKLTMETYATYLSSKAATSAVDTSSFMNGVIREKLKIIPRSVSWGGQSGLVFDSLSNDFMKPRIKEVDELLSLGINVTIYNGQVDLICSTKGTEAWVQKLKWKGLKQFNSMDRKPLYCHGGEQITKGFLKSYQNLHFYWILGAGHFVPVDQPCISLQMIAAITHSPAVSS
- the LOC135584460 gene encoding serine carboxypeptidase-like 51 isoform X2, giving the protein MMAKSSSAVSTQLLLLLCCSLLSFELAIAAGTADGSENWGYVEVRPKARMFWWHYRSPQRVDGGSTPWPTVLWLQGGPGGSGVAIGNFQEIGPLDTGLKPRNSTWLHKADLLFVDNPVGTGFSYVEDESLLVKTDVEAAVDLTTLLKKLYGQNKSWQKSPLFIVAESYGGKFAATVGLSIHKAIKAGELKLKLGGVALADSWMSPEDYVFSWGPLLRDVSRLDVKDAEKSNVIAERIRQEIKEGRNVEATNSWRQLEGFISSASNDVDFYNFLLDTASDPLLKTEVQESRKLTMETYATYLSSKAATSAVDTSSFMNGVIREKLKIIPRSVSWGGQSGLVFDSLSNDFMKPRIKEVDELLSLGINVTIYNGQ